Proteins found in one Promicromonospora sukumoe genomic segment:
- a CDS encoding ABC transporter ATP-binding protein, whose amino-acid sequence MTAVTDEPDVADVPEDLLDADGARIESASGLGVFATLRRGIEISPEITRGLWVTLLLASLAAAGRVVVPLAVQQTIDVGVLADGGPDVGQVALLASLAAGALVLAALCAALVNVRLFRSAEAGLATLRVKAFRHVHDLSTLTQNTERRGALVSRVTNDVDTVSLFVQWGGIMLLVSVLQVLVATGLMLVYSPILTAVVWIAFIPMFLVIRFGQKYVNRAYTLVRERVGAMLGAISESVVGAETVRAYGVADRTGRRIGASVEATRSAQARSQILVAATFSSGVLISNLVLAIVVVVGTFLGVGGGLSAGELVAFLFLVQLFTGPVQMATEILNELQNAVAGWRRVIAVIETPIQVAEKPGATTQERGPAHVTLRDVRFAYPSGPEVLHGVTLDLPPRTKVAVVGQTGSGKTTIAKLVTRLMDPTAGAVELDGVDLRDLSFASLRERVVLVPQEGFLFDGTVLDNAAYGLRGADAPGAQDSVSASEQAAQRAAVEGAFAELGLADWVADLPDGLETAVGQRGEALSAGERQLVAIARAYLAQPDLLVLDEATSAVDPATEVRIARALDSLTAGRSTITIAHRLSTAEASDLVVVVDQGHVAEVGPHAELVAADGIYAQMHASWVAQTR is encoded by the coding sequence ATGACCGCGGTGACGGACGAGCCCGACGTGGCCGACGTGCCCGAGGACCTGCTCGACGCCGACGGCGCGCGCATCGAGTCGGCCAGCGGCCTGGGCGTCTTCGCGACCCTGCGCCGCGGCATCGAGATCAGCCCGGAGATCACCCGGGGCCTCTGGGTCACGCTCCTGCTCGCGTCGCTGGCGGCCGCCGGGCGCGTCGTCGTGCCGCTCGCGGTGCAGCAGACGATCGACGTGGGCGTGCTGGCCGACGGCGGCCCCGACGTCGGCCAGGTGGCGCTGCTCGCCTCGCTCGCGGCGGGGGCGCTGGTGCTCGCCGCGCTGTGCGCCGCGCTCGTCAACGTGCGCCTGTTCCGCTCGGCCGAGGCGGGCCTGGCGACGCTGCGCGTCAAGGCGTTCCGGCACGTGCACGACCTCTCGACGCTCACGCAGAACACCGAGCGCCGCGGCGCCCTGGTCTCGCGCGTGACCAACGACGTCGACACGGTCTCCCTGTTCGTGCAGTGGGGCGGCATCATGCTGCTGGTCAGCGTGCTGCAGGTGCTCGTGGCGACGGGCCTCATGCTCGTCTACTCGCCGATCCTGACGGCCGTGGTCTGGATCGCGTTCATCCCGATGTTCCTGGTGATCCGGTTCGGCCAGAAGTACGTCAACCGCGCGTACACGCTGGTGCGCGAGCGCGTCGGGGCGATGCTCGGCGCGATCTCCGAGTCCGTCGTGGGCGCCGAGACGGTGCGCGCCTACGGCGTGGCCGACCGCACGGGGCGGCGCATCGGCGCCTCCGTCGAGGCGACCCGCAGCGCGCAGGCCCGGTCCCAGATCCTGGTCGCGGCGACGTTCTCGTCGGGCGTGCTGATCTCCAACCTCGTCCTGGCGATCGTCGTGGTCGTGGGCACGTTCCTCGGCGTGGGCGGCGGGCTGAGCGCGGGCGAGCTCGTGGCCTTCCTGTTCCTGGTGCAGCTCTTCACGGGCCCGGTGCAGATGGCCACCGAGATCCTCAACGAGCTGCAGAACGCCGTGGCCGGCTGGCGGCGCGTCATCGCCGTCATCGAGACGCCGATCCAGGTGGCCGAGAAGCCGGGCGCGACGACCCAGGAGCGTGGCCCGGCGCACGTGACCCTGCGCGACGTCCGGTTCGCCTACCCGAGCGGCCCCGAGGTGCTGCACGGGGTGACCCTCGACCTGCCGCCGCGCACCAAGGTGGCCGTCGTCGGGCAGACCGGCTCCGGCAAGACGACCATCGCCAAGCTCGTCACCCGGCTCATGGACCCGACGGCGGGCGCCGTCGAGCTGGACGGCGTCGACCTGCGCGACCTGAGCTTCGCCTCGTTGCGCGAGCGCGTGGTGCTGGTGCCGCAGGAGGGCTTCCTCTTCGACGGCACGGTGCTGGACAACGCGGCCTACGGGCTGCGCGGTGCGGACGCGCCGGGCGCCCAGGACTCCGTGTCCGCGTCGGAGCAGGCCGCCCAGCGCGCCGCCGTCGAGGGGGCCTTCGCCGAGCTCGGGCTGGCCGACTGGGTGGCCGACCTGCCCGACGGGCTGGAGACGGCGGTCGGCCAGCGCGGCGAGGCGCTGTCGGCGGGGGAGCGGCAGCTCGTCGCGATCGCGCGCGCCTACCTCGCGCAGCCGGACCTGCTGGTGCTCGACGAGGCGACGTCCGCCGTCGACCCCGCGACCGAGGTCCGCATCGCGCGCGCCCTGGACTCCCTGACGGCCGGCCGGTCCACGATCACCATCGCGCACCGGCTCTCCACGGCCGAGGCGTCCGACCTGGTGGTCGTGGTGGACCAGGGGCACGTCGCCGAGGTGGGCCCGCACGCCGAGCTGGTCGCGGCGGACGGCATCTACGCGCAGATGCACGCGAGCTGGGTCGCCCAGACCCGCTAG
- a CDS encoding FKBP-type peptidyl-prolyl cis-trans isomerase — protein MSSWVRVLVGGLAAGAVAVTTACAPASLPVEVGPSPTSSASQAPLQVTGGSDAPPTLEYEKPFEVVRPSSRMVWPGTGDVLERDDPVLLNLYAQDGRDGTELQNTFRTAPAAYTMTEQSLGNQLFEALEGRRVGTRATLMEEQDGVPVLLVVDVLPARAAGAEGVPPGKDLPQVRLDDLGAPTVRIPRGVDPPTDLVVHPLLRGTGPQVRAGQILTVEFTAVRWSDGEVVDTTWTEDTPPQSAEIGIGRLVEGWDQGLLEQTVGSQVMLVVPPGSGYANTASELAGETVVYVVDILDAHQAIAEDDEATKQDTKKKEG, from the coding sequence GTGAGTTCCTGGGTACGCGTCCTCGTCGGCGGTCTGGCGGCAGGCGCGGTGGCCGTGACCACGGCGTGCGCGCCGGCCTCGCTGCCGGTCGAGGTGGGCCCGTCGCCGACGTCGTCGGCCTCGCAGGCCCCGCTGCAGGTCACGGGCGGGAGCGACGCCCCGCCGACGCTCGAGTACGAGAAGCCGTTCGAGGTGGTCCGGCCTTCCTCGCGGATGGTCTGGCCCGGTACGGGCGACGTGCTGGAACGGGATGACCCGGTGCTGCTGAACTTGTACGCCCAGGACGGCCGCGACGGCACCGAGCTGCAGAACACGTTCCGCACCGCCCCGGCCGCGTACACGATGACCGAGCAGTCGCTCGGCAACCAGCTGTTCGAGGCGCTGGAGGGCCGCCGGGTCGGTACCCGCGCGACGCTCATGGAGGAGCAGGACGGCGTCCCCGTGCTGCTGGTCGTGGACGTGCTGCCGGCGCGCGCCGCGGGCGCCGAGGGCGTGCCGCCGGGCAAGGACCTGCCGCAGGTGCGGCTCGACGACCTCGGCGCCCCGACCGTGCGCATCCCGCGCGGCGTGGACCCGCCGACCGACCTGGTGGTGCACCCGCTGCTGCGCGGCACGGGCCCGCAGGTGCGGGCCGGCCAGATCCTGACCGTGGAGTTCACCGCCGTGCGCTGGAGCGACGGCGAGGTGGTCGACACGACCTGGACCGAGGACACGCCGCCGCAGTCGGCGGAGATCGGCATCGGCCGCCTCGTCGAAGGCTGGGACCAGGGCCTCCTGGAGCAGACCGTCGGCTCCCAGGTGATGCTGGTGGTGCCGCCCGGCAGCGGCTACGCGAACACCGCCAGCGAGCTGGCCGGCGAGACCGTGGTGTACGTCGTCGACATCCTCGACGCGCACCAGGCGATCGCCGAGGACGACGAAGCAACGAAGCAGGACACGAAGAAGAAGGAGGGCTGA
- the hisI gene encoding phosphoribosyl-AMP cyclohydrolase translates to MPDVLDPTLSARLKRDDAGLVAAVIQQHDTGEVLMVGWMDDDAVRRTLTEGRVTFWSRSRKEYWRKGDTSGHAQYVKAASIDCDGDALLVQVDQVGAACHTGARTCFVAGGDLGAVVGERDPQDDGAPHATPQDRDQQDEENR, encoded by the coding sequence GTGCCCGACGTTCTCGACCCCACGCTCTCCGCCCGACTCAAGCGGGACGACGCCGGCCTGGTCGCCGCCGTCATCCAGCAGCACGACACGGGCGAGGTGCTCATGGTCGGCTGGATGGACGACGATGCCGTGCGCCGCACGCTGACCGAGGGACGCGTGACGTTCTGGTCGCGCAGCCGCAAGGAGTACTGGCGCAAGGGCGACACCTCCGGGCACGCCCAGTACGTCAAGGCCGCGAGCATCGACTGCGACGGCGACGCCCTGCTGGTCCAGGTGGACCAGGTCGGCGCCGCGTGCCACACCGGCGCGCGCACGTGCTTCGTCGCCGGCGGCGACCTGGGCGCCGTGGTCGGCGAGCGCGACCCCCAGGACGACGGCGCCCCGCACGCGACCCCGCAGGACCGCGACCAGCAGGACGAGGAGAACCGGTGA
- a CDS encoding DUF4190 domain-containing protein: protein MTALEMAAAPSAAYPRNNLGVWSLVLGISSIVLLLGVLTGIPAIIVGNQGRRAVRDGEANNEGMALTGVVLGWLSLAILVVVIGLVIARFLAGGTNS, encoded by the coding sequence ATGACCGCCCTGGAGATGGCCGCCGCGCCGTCCGCCGCCTACCCCCGCAACAACCTGGGGGTCTGGTCGCTGGTGCTGGGCATCTCGTCGATCGTGCTCCTGCTGGGTGTCCTCACGGGCATCCCCGCGATCATCGTCGGCAACCAGGGCCGCCGCGCCGTCCGTGACGGCGAGGCCAACAACGAGGGGATGGCACTGACCGGCGTCGTGCTGGGCTGGCTGTCCCTCGCGATCCTCGTGGTCGTGATCGGGCTCGTCATCGCCCGCTTCCTGGCGGGTGGGACGAATTCCTGA
- a CDS encoding HGxxPAAW family protein, whose translation MTENKPEIAYLPPGVPPTNHGHTVAAWVTMVGITLGVLISSWGVVVAQTWSAWLVLFVLGFVVVGASLIIGLVLRNLGLGQKPVRR comes from the coding sequence ATGACCGAGAACAAGCCTGAGATCGCCTACCTGCCGCCGGGCGTCCCGCCGACCAACCACGGCCACACGGTCGCCGCGTGGGTCACCATGGTCGGGATCACGCTGGGTGTGCTGATCTCCTCGTGGGGCGTCGTGGTGGCACAGACCTGGTCGGCCTGGCTGGTCCTGTTCGTGCTCGGCTTCGTCGTCGTCGGCGCCTCGCTGATCATCGGCCTCGTGCTCCGCAACCTGGGGCTGGGCCAGAAGCCGGTCCGGCGGTAG
- a CDS encoding Trp biosynthesis-associated membrane protein, with protein MTRTRTVLALLVLGALTFGTGSPTWITTTVATALQPEVAVAASGTSAAPGVGAGALVLLAAGIACALTGRVARYVALVVAAAAGVLVVASTLVVVADPVPAATNAASATSGVTELTSPVTLTAWPWAALATGVLAVVVAVWAGIAARGWAATSARHERAGQGAGAPGAAAATPGDGAAVPAEDGAAATAGGPGSPANDDAGTDGDAGTDGDDPDDEIDPHDAWDALSRGDDPTGR; from the coding sequence GTGACCCGCACCCGCACCGTCCTGGCCCTGCTCGTGCTGGGCGCGCTGACGTTCGGCACCGGCTCGCCCACGTGGATCACCACGACGGTCGCCACGGCGCTGCAGCCCGAGGTCGCGGTCGCGGCGTCGGGCACCTCGGCCGCGCCCGGCGTCGGCGCCGGCGCCCTCGTGCTGCTCGCGGCGGGCATCGCGTGCGCGCTCACCGGCCGCGTGGCCCGGTACGTGGCGCTCGTGGTCGCCGCCGCGGCCGGCGTGCTGGTGGTGGCGAGCACGCTCGTCGTCGTCGCCGACCCGGTGCCCGCCGCCACCAACGCCGCCTCCGCGACGAGCGGCGTCACCGAGCTCACCTCGCCCGTCACCCTGACCGCGTGGCCCTGGGCGGCGCTCGCCACCGGCGTGCTCGCCGTCGTCGTCGCGGTCTGGGCGGGCATCGCGGCGCGCGGCTGGGCGGCGACGTCGGCCCGGCACGAGCGCGCGGGCCAGGGCGCGGGCGCCCCGGGCGCCGCGGCCGCCACCCCGGGCGACGGCGCTGCCGTCCCGGCCGAGGACGGCGCCGCCGCGACCGCCGGCGGTCCCGGCAGTCCGGCGAACGACGACGCCGGGACCGACGGCGACGCCGGGACCGACGGCGACGACCCCGACGACGAGATCGACCCCCACGACGCCTGGGACGCGCTGTCCCGGGGCGACGACCCGACGGGCCGCTGA
- the hisF gene encoding imidazole glycerol phosphate synthase subunit HisF, which translates to MSVAIRVIPCLDVDAGRVVKGVNFADLRDAGDPVELADRYDAEGADELTFLDVSASSGDRETMVDVVRRTAEQVFVPLTVGGGVRSTDDVDRLLRAGADKVGVNTAAIARPELIAEIAQRFGSQVLTLSVDARRVTGDVSTPSGYEVTTHGGRRGTGIDAVEWAERAAKLGAGEILLNSMDADGTTAGFDLEMLHAVRERVHVPLVASGGAGTPEHFVEAARAGADAVLAASVFHFGALTVGQVKDAMRAAGLDVR; encoded by the coding sequence ATGTCCGTCGCGATCCGCGTGATCCCGTGCCTGGACGTCGACGCGGGCCGAGTGGTCAAGGGCGTCAACTTCGCCGACCTGCGCGACGCCGGGGACCCGGTCGAGCTCGCCGACCGGTACGACGCCGAGGGCGCCGACGAGCTGACGTTCCTGGACGTCTCCGCCTCCTCCGGCGACCGCGAGACCATGGTCGACGTGGTGCGGCGCACCGCCGAGCAGGTGTTCGTGCCGCTGACGGTGGGCGGCGGCGTGCGCTCCACCGACGACGTCGACCGCCTGCTGCGCGCGGGCGCCGACAAGGTGGGTGTGAACACCGCGGCCATCGCGCGCCCGGAGCTGATCGCCGAGATCGCGCAGCGGTTCGGCTCGCAGGTGCTCACCCTCAGCGTCGACGCGCGCCGTGTCACCGGCGACGTCAGCACGCCGTCGGGGTACGAGGTCACCACGCACGGCGGACGGCGCGGCACCGGCATCGACGCCGTCGAGTGGGCCGAGCGCGCCGCGAAGCTGGGCGCCGGCGAGATCCTGCTCAACTCGATGGACGCCGACGGCACCACCGCCGGTTTCGACCTGGAGATGCTGCACGCCGTGCGCGAGCGCGTGCACGTGCCGCTCGTCGCGTCCGGCGGCGCCGGCACGCCCGAGCACTTCGTCGAGGCGGCCCGGGCGGGGGCGGACGCCGTCCTCGCGGCGTCGGTGTTCCACTTCGGCGCGCTCACGGTGGGCCAGGTCAAGGACGCGATGCGCGCCGCGGGCCTCGACGTCCGCTGA
- a CDS encoding ABC transporter ATP-binding protein produces MWRGMRAHPGIYALAVGASGLFGALTVAVSRAVGWATDSVVVPAIGGDDAARDRVWLAGLVLGAVALSLALSVAGRRIWAGYGFVGIQADHRTTLTKQYLRLPVSWHRSHPAGQLLNHTTSDTEAATGVFNPLPFALGVVVMIGVSVGLLVAIDPWLALAALAIIPVTIAVNAVYQRHMSPAVTRAQRLRGDVADVAHESFEAALLVKALGTEDREESRFNTRTQELRAANVRVGIVRSLFDPVIQTLPSIGTLLVLAVGTWRIAAGAVDPGDLVTAAYLLTMMTVPVQAFGWVLGELPRALVGYERIAQVADATGALEHGDARLPRDAGRAGMSVRLAGVGVDVPAISGARGRSITLLDGVEVAVEPGATVAVVGTTGAGKTTLVSLLARLSDPTRGQVLLDGVDARTLADGEIPDQVALVTQTTFIFEDTVRGNVTLADPGTPGTPSDDEVWDALRLARLEDTVREMAGGLDAPLGERGANLSGGQRQRLAIARALVRAPRLLVLDDATSAVDPRVEQEILRGLAAGTGGEADGEPAPGTTVIMVAYRMSSVALADHVVHVDGGRVVDVGTHDELMARDPGYRALATAYEAETERREQERADEAAAGALDDELEEVSR; encoded by the coding sequence ATGTGGCGCGGCATGCGCGCCCACCCCGGCATCTACGCGCTGGCCGTGGGCGCCTCCGGCCTCTTCGGCGCCCTCACCGTCGCGGTCAGCCGCGCGGTCGGCTGGGCCACCGACTCCGTGGTCGTCCCGGCCATCGGCGGCGACGACGCCGCCCGCGACCGGGTCTGGCTCGCCGGCCTCGTGCTCGGCGCCGTCGCCCTCTCGCTCGCCCTGTCCGTCGCCGGGCGCCGCATCTGGGCCGGGTACGGCTTCGTGGGCATCCAGGCCGACCACCGCACCACCCTGACGAAGCAGTACCTGCGCCTGCCCGTCTCCTGGCACCGCTCGCACCCCGCCGGCCAGCTCCTGAACCACACAACGTCCGACACCGAGGCCGCCACCGGCGTCTTCAACCCGCTGCCGTTCGCGCTCGGCGTCGTCGTCATGATCGGCGTCTCCGTGGGGCTGCTCGTCGCGATCGACCCCTGGCTGGCGCTCGCGGCCCTCGCGATCATCCCCGTCACGATCGCCGTGAACGCCGTCTACCAGCGGCACATGTCCCCGGCCGTGACCCGGGCGCAGCGCCTGCGGGGCGACGTGGCCGACGTCGCGCACGAGAGCTTCGAGGCCGCCCTGCTCGTCAAGGCACTCGGCACCGAGGACCGCGAGGAGAGCCGGTTCAACACCCGCACGCAGGAGCTGCGCGCCGCGAACGTGCGCGTCGGCATCGTCCGCTCGCTGTTCGACCCCGTGATCCAGACCCTGCCCTCGATCGGCACCCTCCTGGTGCTCGCCGTCGGCACCTGGCGCATCGCCGCGGGCGCCGTCGACCCGGGCGACCTCGTCACCGCCGCCTACCTGCTCACGATGATGACCGTGCCCGTGCAGGCGTTCGGCTGGGTGCTCGGCGAGCTTCCCCGCGCCCTGGTCGGCTACGAGCGCATCGCGCAGGTCGCCGACGCGACCGGCGCCCTGGAGCACGGCGACGCCCGCCTCCCGCGCGACGCCGGCCGTGCCGGCATGTCCGTGCGCCTGGCCGGCGTCGGCGTCGACGTCCCCGCGATCAGCGGGGCCCGGGGCCGCTCGATCACGCTGCTCGACGGCGTCGAGGTCGCGGTCGAGCCGGGCGCCACGGTCGCCGTCGTCGGCACCACCGGGGCCGGCAAGACCACCCTCGTCAGCCTCCTGGCCCGGCTCTCCGACCCCACGCGCGGCCAGGTGCTGCTCGACGGCGTCGACGCCCGCACCCTGGCCGACGGCGAGATCCCGGACCAGGTCGCGCTCGTCACGCAGACCACGTTCATCTTCGAGGACACCGTGCGCGGCAACGTGACGCTCGCCGACCCGGGCACGCCCGGCACGCCGTCCGACGACGAGGTGTGGGACGCCCTCCGCCTCGCCCGCCTGGAGGACACCGTGCGCGAGATGGCCGGCGGCCTCGACGCGCCCCTCGGCGAACGCGGCGCCAACCTCTCCGGCGGCCAGCGCCAGCGCCTCGCCATCGCCCGCGCCCTGGTCCGCGCCCCGCGCCTGCTCGTGCTCGACGACGCGACCAGCGCCGTCGACCCCCGCGTGGAGCAGGAGATCCTGCGCGGCCTCGCGGCCGGGACCGGCGGCGAGGCCGACGGCGAGCCCGCCCCCGGCACCACCGTGATCATGGTCGCCTACCGCATGTCCTCGGTGGCGCTCGCGGACCACGTGGTCCACGTCGACGGCGGCCGCGTGGTCGACGTCGGCACGCACGACGAGCTGATGGCGCGCGACCCCGGCTACCGCGCGCTCGCCACGGCGTACGAGGCCGAGACCGAGCGCCGCGAGCAGGAACGGGCCGACGAGGCCGCCGCCGGAGCGCTGGACGACGAGCTGGAAGAGGTGTCCCGATGA
- a CDS encoding anthranilate synthase component I, producing the protein MTQLDSQPGTHEARAATAPADLPWGRTWPGLPEFREMAADRRVIPVVRPLLADDTTPVGLYRTLAQGRPGTFILESAESGVWARWSFVGVASRATLTSDGGRAVWTGDVPVGIPTTGDVVDVVEAALTALRTPGVANLPPLTGGLAGVLGWDIVRHWEPTLPSTAPDETGAPELALCLATDLAVVDHREGTVWLVANAINADATDDRVDEAYADAVARLDAMEAQLAAGAPPVTSVVAQDLPEPQLEFRSTREEFEDAVLAGKEAIRDGEVFQVVLSQRLDLDCAADPLDVYRALRTINPSPYMYYFHLAKPDGGEFAVVGSSPETLVKVDDGHVTTYPIAGSRPRGAHPEEDAELGEELLADPKERAEHIMLVDLSRNDMVKVCEPTSVEVVEFMKVRRFSHIMHMCSTVVGRLREGFGALDALRATFPAGTLSGAPKPRAIALIDELEPASRGIYGGVCGYFDFGGNMDMAIAIRTAYIADGRASVQAGGGIVADSVPALEYAESRNKAAAAVRAVQLASRLTPLRATAPRTTGADQ; encoded by the coding sequence GTGACCCAGCTCGACAGCCAGCCCGGCACCCACGAGGCCCGCGCGGCGACCGCGCCCGCCGACCTGCCCTGGGGCCGCACCTGGCCGGGCCTGCCGGAGTTCCGCGAGATGGCCGCCGACCGCCGCGTGATCCCTGTCGTCCGCCCGCTGCTGGCCGACGACACCACGCCCGTGGGCCTCTACCGGACCCTGGCCCAGGGCCGCCCCGGCACGTTCATCCTGGAGTCGGCCGAGTCCGGCGTCTGGGCGCGCTGGTCGTTCGTCGGCGTCGCGTCCCGCGCGACCCTGACCAGCGACGGCGGCCGGGCCGTGTGGACCGGCGACGTGCCCGTCGGCATCCCGACCACCGGCGACGTCGTCGACGTGGTCGAGGCGGCCCTGACCGCGCTGCGCACCCCCGGCGTCGCGAACCTGCCGCCGCTGACCGGCGGCCTGGCGGGCGTGCTGGGCTGGGACATCGTGCGGCACTGGGAGCCCACCCTGCCGTCCACGGCCCCGGACGAGACGGGCGCGCCCGAGCTCGCCCTCTGCCTGGCCACCGACCTCGCGGTCGTGGACCACCGGGAGGGCACCGTCTGGCTGGTGGCGAACGCGATCAACGCGGACGCCACGGACGACCGGGTCGACGAGGCCTACGCCGACGCCGTCGCCCGGCTCGACGCCATGGAGGCGCAGCTCGCGGCGGGGGCGCCGCCCGTCACGTCCGTCGTCGCGCAGGACCTGCCCGAGCCGCAGCTCGAGTTCCGGTCCACGCGCGAGGAGTTCGAGGACGCCGTGCTCGCCGGCAAGGAGGCCATCCGCGACGGCGAGGTGTTCCAGGTGGTGCTGTCCCAGCGCCTGGACCTGGACTGCGCGGCCGACCCGCTGGACGTCTACCGGGCGCTGCGCACCATCAACCCCAGCCCGTACATGTACTACTTCCACCTGGCCAAGCCGGACGGCGGCGAGTTCGCCGTCGTGGGCTCCAGCCCGGAGACCCTGGTCAAGGTGGACGACGGCCACGTCACCACCTACCCGATCGCCGGCTCCCGGCCGCGCGGCGCCCACCCCGAGGAGGACGCCGAGCTCGGCGAGGAGCTGCTGGCCGACCCCAAGGAGCGGGCCGAGCACATCATGCTCGTCGACCTGTCCCGCAACGACATGGTCAAGGTGTGCGAGCCGACCAGCGTCGAGGTGGTCGAGTTCATGAAGGTGCGCCGGTTCAGCCACATCATGCACATGTGCTCCACCGTCGTCGGCCGGCTGCGGGAGGGCTTCGGCGCCCTGGACGCGCTGAGGGCGACCTTCCCGGCGGGCACGCTCTCGGGCGCGCCCAAGCCCCGGGCCATCGCCCTGATCGACGAGCTAGAGCCCGCGTCCCGCGGCATCTACGGCGGGGTGTGCGGCTACTTCGACTTCGGCGGCAACATGGACATGGCCATCGCCATCCGCACCGCGTACATCGCGGACGGCCGCGCCAGCGTGCAGGCGGGCGGCGGCATCGTGGCCGACTCCGTGCCCGCGCTGGAGTACGCGGAGTCGCGCAACAAGGCGGCCGCCGCCGTGCGGGCCGTCCAGCTCGCGTCCCGCCTGACGCCGCTGCGCGCGACCGCGCCGCGGACCACAGGAGCCGACCAGTGA